The Lolium rigidum isolate FL_2022 chromosome 1, APGP_CSIRO_Lrig_0.1, whole genome shotgun sequence region gcgccaacgtggaacctgcacaacacaatcaagatactttgccccaacgtaacagtgaggttgtcaatctcaccggcttgctgaaaacgaatgattaaacgtatggtgtgaagaatgatgtttgtttgcgaagaacaacaaagaacaaagattgcagtagattgtatttcggatgtaaaagaatggaccggggtccacagttcactagtggtgtctctccaataagataaatagcatcgttgggtgaacaaattacaggtgggcaattgacaaataaagattcatatacatatcatgatgatcacaatgagatttaatcggggcattacgacaaagaacatagaccgccatccggcatgcatctatgcctaaatagtccaccttcggagttagcatccgcaccccttccaggtattaagttgcaaacaacagacaattgcattaagtacgatgcgtagtgtaatcaacacaaatatccttagacaaagcatcgatgttttatccctagtggcaacagacacatccacaaccttagaactttatgtcactgccccagattcaatggaggcatgaacccactatcgagcataaatactccctcttggagttacaagtatcaacttggccagagcctctactagcaacggagagcatgcaagaacataaacaacacatatatgatagattgataatcaacttgacatagtattctatattcatcggatcccaccaaacacaacatgtagcattacaaatagatgatcttgatcatgttaggcagctcacaagatctaaacatgatagcacaagaggagaagacaaccatctagctactgctatggacccatagtccaaggatgaactactcacgcatcaatcaggaggcgggcatggtgatgtagagccccccggtgatgattcccctctccggcagggtgccggaggcgatctcctgaatcccccgagatgagattggcggcggcggcgtctctggaagtatttccgtatcgtggctctcggtaataggattttcgcgacggagagtctttataggcggaagggcagcctcggaggagccagggggtggcccccccataggcgggCGCGCCCAAGGGCcgaggccgcgccgcctcgtggggtggggcccccggggctcccctaCGGTCCCTCTCGGCTCTCCGGAAGCTTCAGTGAAATATaagacccgggcgttgatttcgtccaattcgagaatattttctttgtaggatttacgaaaccaaaaacagcagaaaacagacaattggcgcttcggcatcttgttaataggttagtgccgaaaaatgcataataatgatgtaaagtatgtataaaacatgtgagtattgtcataaaagtagcatggaacataagaaattatagatacgctggagacgtatcacaccgctATTGCTCTCCTTCAACCACCCCTCAGCCGACGGCCGCCCCGCCACAGTAGCATCGATTTGCTGTGCCGCGCGGTAGAATCCCTTCCACCAAGTCCTCCTCCGACGCCCTCACCACCTTAGAAGTATAGGATTGGGAACGTCGCGCCGCCGAAGGAACCCTCCCGGAGCCCGGCGACGGCGACCCCTCGCCGCGGATGCCTTGATCTGCCGTCGAAGCTCCTCCACCACTAATCGAACCGACCAGGGACACTACACCGGGGCTTCCCATTGGATTTCTCGCCGCCGACGAGATTGATTCGGCGGTGGAGATCGAGCAGAGCGCTCGTGTGCGAGGGGGTGGGAGCCTGGGAGGGGATGAACCCGGTGGTGCCAATTCAGTAATGCTACAGCTACGGACTCATTCTTACGAAACACACCTACGCGCTGACGTGGGGAGTGGGGAGAGGGATTACGGTCCGGAAATCACGCGGAGGTAAAACATTTGAACCAGTGGGCCTGTTCCACATCATTCACGTAGGCGGTTTCCGTAAGAACTCATCCGTAAGTCGAGCATTTTTGGTGCCAATTTCATAAGACaacgaaaaagaaaaggaaaatgagGCCGTCGCTGGTTTGGACGTATGCGTCGGTTCTTTTCCTTCCGCTCGATCGCGATCCGACGGGCCAAACGAGGGAGCACCACGTAAGACACGGCAGTGCCCAGGCAAGAATTAGATTTTGGGTAAAAGTTCCTGCACCTCCAACTCCCCTGCTCTCCCCAACCAAACACGCTGGGAAAAGAAGACCAGCGCCGTGCTATTTCCCCCTATTTCTCCGTTCCCTAACCCACACGGCCACACCCCACCTCTCCTCCCCGCCGCGAGCTCAGATGCAAATCCTTCACTCGGTTCGTCGTCTACTCCGACGACCCGGCGTCGCCACCTCTCCTGTCCCAATGCACCGTCTCTCCTCTACCTCGCGACCTCTCCTCTCTTTCGTGGCCTCTGCTTGGCCTCACTCTGCGCTTGCACGCCGAGATTTCCCACTCACGGTGGCTCCAAATCCGGCTCTCCATCTTATTTCTGGGTATGTTATCCTGATCCGATGATAAAGTTTGCACCTTTAATCAGTTGGTGTAGTTTGGATCTGGATTCTGAGAAACTATGGATTTTTATTTAGCCCTTTCTATTGATTTAGTAAGGAAAAGGACCAAAAAAAAGAGAGATTTGCGTTGGATGCTGATATTGCCCTTTTATGCTCTTTGGTGATAGATTTTCTCATGGATCTCGGTGTATGGCCAGTGCCAGTGGAGCGAAAGGTTATAAGTCTGGTAAACCAGGTAGGCGATCGCTTATCTCATCTATCAACAATCACTCTGCCATCAGCCAAGGCATGAAAAAGGTAGAGGCAAGGGGCACATCATTGGAGGTTAGAAGGAGGCCAACCAAGGAGCGCAAGTGGGCAGTGGTACTCAGtaatgatgaagaagatgtcagCCCTGTGGAAATTCTTCCAAAAAGCACACACCGTGATGGTTCTCTGTATAACACGAGCACTCATGTATGGAAAAGAAACTATCGGGTTGCGGACCGTAGTGAGAGTAAGTGGTCAATAtctcttttcctttttgtttgtttgttatgAGCACATTTTTCAAGCTATTGGATGATCAATTCATATATTCTCTGTTGAAATCTTGAGGCCAATTTATGTTTCCTTTGTTTACTTTTACAATTTAAATTTTGATGCACTGCCagagataaaaaaaagaaaatcTCGTCAAATGTTACTCAAGGGTTGCATTTGTTAGGTTTTGCAAAAGTAGGAGAGGAAAAAAAAACGACCATACTCTAGGTCGTGATTCATGGGAGATCATATCTCCCATAAATTTCTTTTGATTGTCCAGATAACTGTCTTCAGTAATTTGGTTCACCTTTACCCCTTCCCTCCGCAAGTTTCCTTTTtattactacctctgtccataaaaggatgttgcaagtttgtctaaatttcgaTTTATCTacactctttagtgtatagatGAGTGTCGAGATGCAtcgaaatttagacaaatctccgacattcttatatggatggagggagtagaagaAATTGCACAAGCCACTAAATTTTGAGGCACCTGTTGCACAAAACTACCACTTTTGATATTTTTGCACAGACCAACCAGCTCTGCGCAACATCTGCAACACTTGCCTGAAAGATTGATGAGATTGGTGGTCTGTGCAATTTCCACTTTTTATTAGAATGGTTTCAATACATTCCATAATGATGCTTTGTTAACACATTCCGTAATGATACTTATCCTTTTGGTTTCTCGTCACTTCTGTGAGGTGAGAGTAACTCTAGCAGAATCCTTATATTCCTCACGAACTCCGTATATAAGGAAAAACCTACTCAGGCAGATTCCTTAAAACACCCCATTCCTTAATTTTTTAAAGGATCTTCCCTAAAACTACTTTATTTCTCAAATTTAAGGAAAACCGACCAAGCCCTCCCGTGGGAAAAGAGGACCGAAGCCCATCTCCCACGCGTGAGCCCTCCTCCTAGCGCCATCTTGCTGATGCCACCACCATCCCCCCTCTCAGTCATCCGTCTGAGCCCTCTGGCCACCTCCTTGATACATTGCCTTCCCCGCTGCTGCCGATCTccggcctcccttgctgccgctggGAGGTCCTTCGCACCTCCTGATACGCTCCCCCCGTGGTCGAAGGAGAGCCCACTACGCCCGTCCGGAGACTGGCTGTGGAGAGCTCTGGCATGGCTGCCTCGACCCGCAGGTCAACTAGCGCTGGGTAGTGGGAGGTCCTACGGTTCTCTGCTCCCCCTGGCGAGCACGCTCTGGCCTCCTGTCGAGTAAAGACCGGCAGCGATCGGCGCCCCACCAAGGTGTTTGACAAATTGTGTGCAAGGTCGTTTTATGGCAACTCGTGTGATCAAATGTCTAGATGAACTCACTTGAGGAGGAATATTTTATGTACATGTTTTATTATTTGGTAATGCGCGAGTAGAACTTTTTGAATAAGAAAGAGACGTACTATTTTTACAATTTTTTGCAAActtcattcaaatttgaaatgttgttaaattttatgtggtAACAACATGTAATTTTTGAATTATTAGAAATTTATATGGAGGTTCACAGTAAGTTTATATTcacaaagagaaaaaaaagagatTATAAGGAATCTATCAAAGCAGCCTTCCTTATACACCGAGAAAAATTACAAAGATGTTCCTTTAAACCGCTATAAGGAATGGATTCTTACGGagtctgctagagttgctctgaTAGATGGCATCATGCCGGAATATGTTTATAAGCTTCCATTATTCTTAGCACGTTGTTTTGTATCCTGTGTATTCAATAGGTTTAGTTGCTCCCAACCTATGGAAACGGTCATGGAAAATTATGAAAAACAATTTATAATATTggatatgatgttatctaccatcaGAAAAATGTACTTAAAAGAGGATTTCTAGTCTAGAAAGAGAAACAAAATTAGATTTTCATCAAGTATTTGTTGGAGTAGAATGAAGCTTTTCCTTTCTGCAGTGATTAAATGTTAGGAGTTATCTCTTATTCTTTGGGTTTTCCTTTAGCAAAAACCTTTTGAGGGAGTGAGTTTCCTATTAGACCGTTAATTTTCACTTAGATGAAAAGGAGAACTTCTAACAGGGCGATGGAATCCTCAAGCCCCATGTTTGCTTCTCATATAGCTAATAATTTTTTCCTGTATGAATTTGCAATTACAATATAACGTTTATTTTTTATGAAGCTCGGGTGGAGCCTATGATGTTATCAAATCCCACAAATTGCACCATCCGTAATGGAAGATGCACTCAGCATGTTCCGCGTCACATGTTGCAGTGTTTTTCAATAAAGTTGGCTAAACTTTTTGTGGATAGTGGCCCAGTGGAGTTGTATGGATACATAGCAGTGCGGGATGGTCTGGATCCATTGCTTAATTATGTTGTCAATTTAAGCAGGGATGATCCCATCATCGTGGAGCAGGTGCACATCCATACTTATCTGCAATTATTTCAAGGAATAAGTCTACCTAGCACCCATTGTATTGAGGTTCGTACATAAGCCCCTTGAGAGGAAAACAAATGATTCGGCTTTTATACGGTCAAAGTCATCCCCTGGGCAGTCCTTATATTAGGTGGACCCTGCCAAGTGGGCAATACCACCCCAGGGAATGATTTAGATGGTATGAGATACTTTGGGGGTCAAACCTGATTTTATGCTTGAGAGGACTAAGTAGACGAACCATGGTACTTGGGGTTAAGTAGACTTATTCCTGATTTCAAATTACTTTATTCATTTGGCATTACAAGGCTTAACTTAGCACATGCATAGAACAGATGAGATTGATCATACATACTGTCAATGTCATACAACAACCACTTAATCTCTTTTGCATCATTAAAGACGCTTCCATGTGATTAATCTGTCCAAAACCAAAAGTAGCAGAATTGTAGTTTGGATTGTAAAGCCACTAATTTACCATGTTTATATTGTGAAATGATGGTTTACTGTGAAAAATTGCAAGTTACAAAACTAAGTGAGTATCATTTATTCCAATATAATCAAACAGAATAGTTGTGGACTCTTGGGTCCTGCATAGTACACCACACATCTTCTGTTTGTGGGCATATGAAGATTCATAGCTTGAGTGAGCACATCAATAAAGAAGTTGctttattttctcttttcattTCAACTGTCATATGCAATTACATATTTGGGATTCTAACAAAATCAAATAAATATCAGGCGCCAGTTTTCCCTCTGTAACACCATTTTGCACTCTGCAACCATTGAGTTTGATAGGTTACACATATTTTGGTCATCAATTGCAAAGTATTCCTTCAGCAAATATTGTCATAAGTAATATTTAGCTTCGGTTGTTTTTACTATCATACGAAGAGCTACTAAATACTAGAAATTTTGTAGGGTTCCCTCATCAAGATGTCTGGCCCTAAGAGAGGGATAGATATGTATAACGTTATTCTAATCGAATATGACATGAGGATCAAGACAGGCGAAAAAGAAGATGATGATCTACAGCTGATCGATGGTATATCGATCATAGAGGACATGGGTGGAATATGGAATTGTGCATTCACGACACGCATCGCTGGCGATCATGGTGAAATTGACTTTACTTCATCACGTGTTCGTCGTGCAGTTGAGGCAACCGTAGAAGTTACCATATCACAAGTGCAAAGCAGCTTCGATCTGTGTCTCCGTTGTTTCATCGGTGGCTTTGATGAAGAAATCCGGCTCTTTGATGGTGCCATTGGTGAGTCGCGTGGCTTAAAGAGGTCTGTCATTGCTCTAGGGGAGGGTTCCACTATGGATTTGAAGTTCAGGATAGGCGCGGAGTCATCTGCTGGTTCTGCTGAACATGGTTGTTCCTTCAAGGCGGACACACATGGGCATGCTACTCGAGACATAAAGACTGGTTTCGGGTTGATCTCAGTGAAGGTAACTTGGTCGACTTTGATTCACGGGTTCTAGGTCCATTCCGGTGCATCCCAACCATCAAAAAGTCGTGACTGTGAGGAGGTGCCCCAGGATTTAAGTTGTGTCAAAAAGCCTTGAGTTGTGAACTAGTGGCAGTTCACTGCTAGTATTCCTTCTCTGTCAATCTACAGTGTCCCAGTCTCCCAGGAGTAGTCAGCGTGGGGGTTTGTACATACCTGATTTCTCTTTTTAAATGCAACAGATTTCTCTTTTTCAATGCAAAGGCAGCTTAAAACCTTTGCACGACCAGCCCACTCCAGGCGTCTCCAGCTCTAAAAGCCGCTGAAATATCATGTTGCTCATTTGGCTTAATTGCTAGTACTGTATAAGCTGCTGGAGCGAGTTGGCCCGGTTTTGTTTTTCCAACAGTTTACTTGTATGGAACACAAAGTACATTGCATTGTTTCATCATCGAACGCCACGGTAGATGAGAGGCGGGTGGTGTTCTTATGTTCGCCATACACACAACTTTTCGTGTACATTCAGTGTCTTTTCTTGATTAGCATGTGACACATAAAGACTAAGAAAGCACTGAAAAATATACTGTAACAAAGAAAATTCGAATTATTACGATAGCAACTTCTTCCTTCCGTCATTTCTGGTACACTTCCGGGAGCCATGTGGCTGCTGGCCATTAATACATTGTCAGACCATAAGTTTGTTCAAGCTCTCACACAGGAAAGCTGGTCTTTGACATCAAGAATTTGGCGACGAAAGTTCCTTTAGATTAGTTTCCCTCATAGTGGTAGGACTTGTAACAAGGCGGCGCATTTTCTGGCTCGTGCAGCAGAGCATGTTGCTGAAGCTGTGTTGCAGAACATACTAAGGGAGTGTTTGTTTCAGCTTCTAGTGGCTTTCCAAAAGCAAAAGCAGGTCAGATGAACCAAACAATGTGCGTTGGCGGTAGGCTTCGCCGAAGCCACGGAGCAAAACAGGCATACCAGGGAAAGCACCTCTGGAGGTGCTTCCCGCGGCTGCGAGCGAATCGTTTTCTCTTTGGATATTTGATTTGAGGAAATTACGAGCAAACTGCCATCCTGAGCCTCACCCCCGTATCATTACCCAATCGACCGACGGACCACCTCCTTGCCATCCTCGCCGGACCCCCGCCGCCCCAGATCCATCGACGCCCCCCCTGACTTGCGCCATCGGCTGACCGCCCCCTGTCCGCCCTCACCCCCCTGGGCTGAGCTCCTCCCCATCCCGTGCGGAGGACGGCGGAGGGCTTCTTCCGTGCTTCGGGAAGACGGCGGCGATCTGCTTGATTCTGAGCCCCCGTGGCGACTCCTTCGTCCAGGAGGTAGAGGAAGGTGAGGCAGTGACGGCGCGACGGTTACCTGTGGTCGGGGATGGCCATGGCGGCTGGGCATCGGAGAGCACGCAACGGACGACCATGGCGACTAGGTGTCGGGGATCAAGCGCGGGCGAGCGAGGCACTAGGGAGCAGCTCGTGCGGGAGGGAAGGAGGAGAGGCCAGGGGGAGAAGGAgagcagcggccggcggcggagctaGGTGGGGGAGGTGCTAGAGCAGCGGTGATGTGCGGGGTCAGGGAAGCTCCGCTCGGGTGGAGGACGGAACGAAACACAGAGAGGATAAAGGAGAGAGACGACAGTGTTGCCCGGctggtttttattttattttttctttttctcttttctttaacTGAAAATTTAATTAGAGAGGAAGAATGCATCCTAAATAAATTGTATCTAAATGGGTGTTCTATTATTTTGTAAATGAATATTCATATGTTTATCTGAGTGACATATATGTTTGTACAATGAGGGTATTTCAGACAATTTGTCAGCATACAGCTAGACAGCCAGCGAAGTTGCCAAACAGTAAAACTCGAAACAGCAGCTTTTCTTGCACATCAGCTTTTTCTGCACAGCCAGCCAgccgcagcccaaacaaacacccccTAAGAACTTGTAATATATACCCCGTTCCAAAATGTAAGGCTAGAAAGCTACATTTCAGAACAGTGGTAACATGTTCCATGTCAGAAGAAAAGCTATACTGCTTTTAACAGTAATATATTTTTTGAGAATTTTGTTTGAAACAGTTAAACCATGATCTAGTGCATTTTCACCCGATCAAGGTGGGAGATCTTTTCTTACAAATCCAGCCAACCGGCCTAACCTGCCTCAAAGCCATTGTCACCTTTTCTTAGAAACCCTACCTGATCTCGTGGCCGAGGGAGGGATAGAGATCCATGCATTCACATGCGCAAAGCCTTCTCCACCTGGCCATGATCCATTGCATTGACTGCCGGCTAAAAGGTCTCTAAGCAGTGAAGAGCACGCCTAGCCTCTGACACACAAAGTAGTAGTGACACAGAAAACTCAAAACAAAGTAGAACAAAGCACCAAGCAAAAGGCGAGCAGGTGCTGATGGATCACAATCTCGTTACCCACACGACACATGTATCTTATCTATCTATAAAGCTGATAACTCAGTAACTGACAGCACAGAACCGACCAATTGTCTACAACAATGTCAGTCAGCTGAAGAAACTGGAAAAGAACTACTATCAAGCCAAACAAGTCTGTGTACAGAGGTGGTCAGTAGTAGAAACTAGGGAATGCGAGGAGGCGGCAGCCTCCCCCTCTCCAATCTGATAAATGTATAGCCGAGCAAGCAGAAGATCATCCTGAAGAACCAAAATTAACTGTATATACCATACCGCTACCGCTCCCCTAAGTCGCCGTAATCCGTGCTGCCGCTGCACGTGCTGCTGCTGTTCGACGACGGGCCCCTGAGGTGGCCTGGCAGGCCATCCATGCTCTTCTCGCGGAAGAACCTCTCCCTCTCGGCATGCTTGGCGGGCGGAGGCGGGATCAAGACGGCAGAAGGGTCGGGCTTTGCCTCTGGGTGGTCTGGCGAGCGGATGTTCAGCGCGGTGGGCTTCTTGTCGGGGTGAGGTACTGGTTGGATGGTGAGAGGGCGGCGCAGCTTTTCCTCGGGTATGGATCGAAACGGTGGAATGGACTCGTCTAGGTAGTCTTGAGATAAGGCCTTCCCCTTCCGTAATCTGTTTTGGTGAGGGGAACTTGGTAAGAAGCCGCTTTCAACCAAATGAAGGGATGGAGAATGATAGAACCTACCTCCGATAAAGActttcatcgtcttcctcctcatgtTCTTCCTCGAGGTTAGATGGAACCGTCGCCGTAGTTGGGTGAGCTGAAAGCAATGCATCGTGCCGTACAAGAACCTTCTGCAACTCTTCATTCAGCTCTATGCATTGCGATACCACCAATTCATCCCTACCAAATGGTAATAGCAAAGCACACATCACACCTTATGAGAATTAGCATGCCGAAGGAGCAAAATCAAAAAGGAAACATCATGGAAAGCAGCAGGAAAAACAGACCAGCAACACCAACCCTTACCTTGACGTCATGACCAGATGCATTATCCGTTGCTTTTGAAATGTACATTGCTccacaagatctaacacaaactcATCTGTTGCTCCCTACAAAATGGATAACTCTGATGTAAGAGTTCACACTAGGTTAATATTTAGGAAGGACAATTGGTAATGTAAATAATGGTTAATATATACCTCAGGATGTCTAGGATCCATGGAATTAAGCACATCCCTTAAAACTTCCATGACACTAGATGCTTTCTGAATTATACTGAGACACAAAGTGTACTGTCAATTTAATATCCATCCAAAAGGCATGTATATCAACACAGGAATGCAATAGTTTGTCATACCAAAAAGAATCTTCTTAACAAGTAATAGAGGGCATACATGATAGTACTGTCTCTCTAAGTATTCATGCTACGAAATATGAAATAGTATTGTGCTGAAACATGATGTATTGGCCCTTGCTATTTGCTCCTACATGTGGGCTCACCCACATCTGTGAATAGTTGAACACCATGCTACTTGCTCCTACCATGCGACGTCAACAAGGATAGCTCAGACCAAACAAAGAAGACATCCGATAGAACAACCAACTGGTCTAGTTGAGTCACAGAAATGGATTCCTTGAATTAGAAACGTGACACCTTCTCGCGCTGTGACATCTGAGTGCTTGCCCTTACTCCAAATCATAGCATAAAACCATATTACCCAACACAATGCTCATAAGCTCAAGGCATGTACAATGCAGATCTACAACTGTTGCTAAATGACACGGGATGATGAGAATCGAGTGTCAAAAGCAATTATGAGCTTATGACTATTTATTAGTAACTATTTTCAATAACTATAGACTGGAATGACAACATGCTGGGGTAAGTGGAAGATGGCTTACAATTACAGAATTACATGATTACTATAAATCCCATAAATACCTCGTGTCAGAAACCGGCGGTGTTTGAGCTTCATTATGTCTGTCATTCAATCTGCTAGATAGGTTGTCCTTATTTGGTTCGATTATTGCTTCTGGCACTGGATGTTGTACTTCTGTAACGATAACATTTGGACGATTTGAAAAGGTCACACCTGCAGACTAAGAACAAGAAAATATATATAAGATATAAGTAGTACCTATTTTCTACTCTAAACTATAAATATTCAAAGAATCACTGCATACTCATTATATTGGAATTGTAGAGGTCGTTGACGCTTAAATCATAGAACTACCAATAGATATCACTACCTATAACTTCTCTCAAAAATAAACTCTGGTAGAAGATAAGCACATGTATTACTCTTGGGCTCTTGCGCAGGAAAAATATTGTATTAAAGTAATTCCTTATATACTACCAAGAGACCACCTCACTGTGTCACAACTTCATGGAAGAAATCAAGGAA contains the following coding sequences:
- the LOC124691322 gene encoding uncharacterized protein LOC124691322, with the protein product MQILHSVRRLLRRPGVATSPVPMHRLSSTSRPLLSFVASAWPHSALARRDFPLTVAPNPALHLISGFSHGSRCMASASGAKGYKSGKPGRRSLISSINNHSAISQGMKKVEARGTSLEVRRRPTKERKWAVVLSNDEEDVSPVEILPKSTHRDGSLYNTSTHVWKRNYRVADRSETRVEPMMLSNPTNCTIRNGRCTQHVPRHMLQCFSIKLAKLFVDSGPVELYGYIAVRDGLDPLLNYVVNLSRDDPIIVEQGSLIKMSGPKRGIDMYNVILIEYDMRIKTGEKEDDDLQLIDGISIIEDMGGIWNCAFTTRIAGDHGEIDFTSSRVRRAVEATVEVTISQVQSSFDLCLRCFIGGFDEEIRLFDGAIGESRGLKRSVIALGEGSTMDLKFRIGAESSAGSAEHGCSFKADTHGHATRDIKTGFGLISVKVTWSTLIHGF
- the LOC124691329 gene encoding TOM1-like protein 5 isoform X1, whose product is MASEMVKAATSEKLKEMDWAKNIEICELVAQDPGKAKDVIKSIKKCVGSRSKNAQLYAVMLLEMLMNNCGEPIHKQVIDNGLLPILVKIVKKKSSLQTELPVREKVFLLLDATQTSLGGAKGKFPQYYGAYYELVSAGVTFSNRPNVIVTEVQHPVPEAIIEPNKDNLSSRLNDRHNEAQTPPVSDTSIIQKASSVMEVLRDVLNSMDPRHPEGATDEFVLDLVEQCTFQKQRIMHLVMTSRDELVVSQCIELNEELQKVLVRHDALLSAHPTTATVPSNLEEEHEEEDDESLYRRLRKGKALSQDYLDESIPPFRSIPEEKLRRPLTIQPVPHPDKKPTALNIRSPDHPEAKPDPSAVLIPPPPAKHAERERFFREKSMDGLPGHLRGPSSNSSSTCSGSTDYGDLGER
- the LOC124691329 gene encoding TOM1-like protein 5 isoform X2, encoding MASEMVKAATSEKLKEMDWAKNIEICELVAQDPGKAKDVIKSIKKCVGSRSKNAQLYAVMLLEMLMNNCGEPIHKQVIDNGLLPILVKIVKKKTELPVREKVFLLLDATQTSLGGAKGKFPQYYGAYYELVSAGVTFSNRPNVIVTEVQHPVPEAIIEPNKDNLSSRLNDRHNEAQTPPVSDTSIIQKASSVMEVLRDVLNSMDPRHPEGATDEFVLDLVEQCTFQKQRIMHLVMTSRDELVVSQCIELNEELQKVLVRHDALLSAHPTTATVPSNLEEEHEEEDDESLYRRLRKGKALSQDYLDESIPPFRSIPEEKLRRPLTIQPVPHPDKKPTALNIRSPDHPEAKPDPSAVLIPPPPAKHAERERFFREKSMDGLPGHLRGPSSNSSSTCSGSTDYGDLGER